TTTTATTTTGAGCAGTGTGACAAGCGGTGAGCAAGCTTAATGATGCGATGCCTAATAAAACTACTCCTATTTTTTTCTTATGATTAAACTCTCTTTTTTTCTTTTCCTTATAAAATATTACCACCTATATTCTCCTCGTATAATATATTTTATGGGTATTTTTCACCCCAATTTTCTAACAATTGTTATCGTTTTACTTGACTATTGTGACGTTTCCCAGAATAATTATTCTTAGGAATGGACTCAAAAGGAATATGCTAACTCTCCTTGTTGCTTCGTCTTCTTCATAAGTCTGCGACCCGAGCTGTATCAAATCTTCCAACTCACTAGCTGTTTCCACCGTGATTACTCTGCTCTTAGTAGCGAGCAGGCGGTAAGTAATCGCTGTGATGGGTATTCTAATAAGCGAGGATGAAGGGATACAGAGTTCTGGGGAATCTCTCAGTAGTCAAGTATAGTTTCCTAATCAAATGAAAGGAGGTCCTTCCAAATGAAATGTTTTGTCGGTTTAGACGTCAGCTCTACCAAACTCGATGTGTGCATCATGTCAAATGACACGGAACTTGGAGTCTTGTACGCTGCTTCACTTACCAATGATATGATTGGTGCTTCTGAAATCAAAGAACAAGTACTCTCACTTAACGAAAAGTATGAATTTAATAGAGTCGTCATTGGCATGGAAGCCACATCCCTCTACAGTTTTCATCCTGCAATGTTCTTCCACGAAGACTCGGAGTTAAAGCAGCTCGGAGTCGAGGTCATGGTGGAACAACCAGCCAAAATAAAGAAATATCGTGAGGCATTCGAAGAAAACAAGAATGATACCCTTGATGCTTTCTACATCGCGGATTACTTCCGCATTGAACGCTTTACAAGATCTTATCTTAAAGAAGAAAAGTATCTGGCACTACAACATCTCACAAGAACTCGACTTCAGCTCGTGGAACAATTAGTACGTACAAAACAACACTTCATTGAAAACATCTACTACAAGTGCAATACGCTCTCTGCGGAATTAAAGAATGAAGAATTGAGTACCTCTGTTTGGTCTGCCACAATTATGACACTCATGACCGAAGATTACACGCTAGATGAACTCGCAAATACTCCTCTTGAAGATTTCACGGAACTCATCCAGAAACTCGGGCGAGGTCGCTTCAAAGCTCCTGAGAAACTTGCAAAAGCAATAAAAGCTGCCATAAAAGGAAGTTACCGCTTATCACTCGTCCAACAAGATTCTGTCAATATTGTACTCAGTCTCCTTGCTCGCGAAATACGGAGTTTAGAGAAGATGATTAAAGAAATTGATCGAGCCATTGAAGACATGGTAGAAATTATCCCTGAATACCAATGTTTGACCAGTGTACCTGGTATTGGAAAGGTATTCGCTGCAGGAATTATCGCTGAAATAGGACAGATTGAACGCTTTAAAGACCATCCTCAAGTCGCTAAATATGCTGGCTTGAATTGGAAAGAAACACAATCTGGCA
This window of the Lactococcus garvieae subsp. garvieae genome carries:
- a CDS encoding IS110 family transposase, which encodes MKCFVGLDVSSTKLDVCIMSNDTELGVLYAASLTNDMIGASEIKEQVLSLNEKYEFNRVVIGMEATSLYSFHPAMFFHEDSELKQLGVEVMVEQPAKIKKYREAFEENKNDTLDAFYIADYFRIERFTRSYLKEEKYLALQHLTRTRLQLVEQLVRTKQHFIENIYYKCNTLSAELKNEELSTSVWSATIMTLMTEDYTLDELANTPLEDFTELIQKLGRGRFKAPEKLAKAIKAAIKGSYRLSLVQQDSVNIVLSLLAREIRSLEKMIKEIDRAIEDMVEIIPEYQCLTSVPGIGKVFAAGIIAEIGQIERFKDHPQVAKYAGLNWKETQSGNTSSQNTSLAKRGNRYLRYYLVEAANSVRRHNVEYAEFYKKKKDEVPKHKHKRAVVLTARKLVRLVDVLLRNHQLYTPPRRFMEDN